In a single window of the Bacillus clarus genome:
- a CDS encoding enoyl-CoA hydratase, with protein sequence MEVTSKAETVVVKYEGRVATVMVNRPEVLNALDEPTLKELLKKLKEVAESSAHIVVLCGNGRGFSAGGDIKSMLSSNDESKFESIMNTISEVVVTLYTMPKLVISAIHGPTAGLGLSIALTADYVVADISSIIAMNFIGIALIPDGGGHFFLQKRVGENMTKQIIWEGKKLSATEALDIGLIDEVIGENFQDAVKQKINEWLQKPIQAMIQTKQILCEVNRSSLEQTLQLEKRGQYAMRKTADHREGIAAFLEKRPPVFKGE encoded by the coding sequence AGCAACAGTTATGGTAAATCGTCCAGAGGTGTTAAATGCGTTAGATGAGCCAACTTTAAAAGAGTTGTTAAAAAAATTGAAAGAAGTAGCTGAAAGTTCTGCTCATATTGTCGTATTATGTGGAAATGGCCGCGGTTTTTCTGCGGGTGGTGATATTAAATCGATGCTTTCAAGTAATGATGAAAGCAAGTTTGAAAGTATAATGAATACTATTTCTGAGGTTGTTGTTACGCTATATACAATGCCGAAGCTTGTCATTAGTGCGATTCATGGACCGACTGCAGGACTTGGATTAAGTATTGCATTAACTGCGGATTATGTAGTAGCAGATATATCGTCGATTATTGCCATGAACTTTATTGGAATCGCTTTAATTCCAGATGGTGGTGGACATTTCTTCTTACAAAAACGTGTTGGTGAAAATATGACGAAGCAAATTATTTGGGAAGGTAAGAAGCTATCAGCAACGGAAGCGCTAGATATCGGTTTAATTGATGAAGTAATCGGAGAGAATTTCCAAGATGCTGTAAAACAAAAAATTAATGAGTGGTTACAAAAACCAATTCAAGCAATGATTCAAACGAAACAAATTTTATGTGAAGTCAATCGTTCTAGTCTAGAACAAACATTACAACTTGAAAAGCGTGGACAATATGCAATGAGAAAAACAGCTGATCATAGAGAAGGAATTGCTGCATTTTTAGAAAAACGTCCGCCGGTATTTAAAGGAGAATAA
- a CDS encoding sigma-54 interaction domain-containing protein → MKQFDSFAIPTLHTLLSYVEEAISIVDTKGVMLYWNEAAEKMYNIKKEDIIGRNVQEFFSKEDIMNLKVLESGQPVRDIYHLPRPDKHVLISTTPIYNEKEELVGSMSVEKDITATIKLNEKLSSTSEELQQLKHMIQHQRDDPFSNIKGNNGAIQHIIHNMKKVAKTDATILITGESGVGKELFAQAIHEASLRNRKAFIPINCGAIPAALFESELFGYESGAYTGAAKGGKAGKLELANGGTLFLDEVGELPLDMQVKLLRALQEKEIYRIGGQTPKKINVRIIAATNRILEDMVLNGTFRSDLFYRLNVFTACIPPLRERADDIAFLAHHFLKEFSFTYNKPTPFVHQEAIKQLQIYFWPGNIRELRNIIERLIVLHEGKEIRESDVLQLLPLPKAPVQTEPSLTDEKENLEKTRIVQTLEDTYGNKSIAAKKLGMSRANLYKKLKKYRITFNKDRS, encoded by the coding sequence ATGAAACAATTTGATAGCTTTGCAATTCCGACATTGCATACGCTCCTCTCTTACGTAGAAGAAGCCATTTCTATCGTAGATACGAAGGGCGTTATGCTGTATTGGAATGAAGCAGCAGAAAAAATGTATAACATTAAAAAGGAAGATATTATCGGAAGAAATGTGCAAGAGTTCTTTTCAAAAGAAGATATTATGAATTTAAAAGTTCTTGAAAGTGGACAACCTGTTCGGGATATTTATCACCTTCCTCGGCCAGATAAGCACGTATTGATTAGTACGACTCCTATTTATAATGAGAAAGAAGAATTAGTTGGTTCTATGTCTGTAGAAAAAGATATTACCGCTACGATTAAATTGAACGAAAAATTGTCCTCTACTTCTGAAGAATTACAACAACTAAAGCATATGATACAACATCAGCGAGATGACCCTTTCAGCAATATAAAAGGCAATAACGGGGCAATTCAGCATATTATTCACAACATGAAAAAGGTAGCAAAGACAGATGCGACGATTTTAATTACTGGAGAAAGCGGCGTTGGAAAGGAACTTTTTGCCCAAGCAATTCATGAGGCAAGCCTTAGAAACAGAAAAGCATTTATTCCCATTAATTGCGGTGCTATTCCTGCTGCTCTATTTGAAAGTGAGTTATTCGGCTATGAATCAGGAGCATATACAGGCGCTGCGAAAGGCGGGAAAGCAGGAAAACTAGAATTAGCAAACGGCGGCACTTTATTTTTAGACGAAGTTGGGGAGCTTCCGTTAGATATGCAAGTGAAACTCCTTCGCGCTTTACAAGAAAAAGAGATTTATCGAATTGGGGGACAAACACCGAAGAAAATTAACGTAAGAATTATCGCTGCCACAAATCGCATATTGGAAGATATGGTGTTAAATGGAACGTTTCGATCCGATTTATTTTACCGGCTAAACGTATTCACAGCTTGCATCCCTCCATTAAGGGAACGAGCAGATGATATTGCCTTCTTAGCTCATCATTTCTTAAAAGAATTTTCTTTTACATATAACAAGCCAACTCCTTTCGTTCATCAAGAAGCAATCAAACAACTACAAATATATTTTTGGCCAGGTAATATTCGCGAGCTACGCAATATAATAGAAAGATTAATTGTACTGCATGAAGGGAAAGAAATACGGGAATCTGACGTTTTGCAGCTATTACCCTTGCCAAAAGCACCTGTACAAACTGAACCTTCACTAACCGATGAAAAAGAAAACTTAGAAAAAACTCGCATTGTACAAACTCTCGAGGACACGTACGGAAACAAAAGTATCGCCGCTAAAAAACTAGGAATGTCCCGAGCTAATTTATATAAAAAATTGAAAAAGTATAGAATTACTTTCAACAAAGATCGCTCTTAA
- a CDS encoding response regulator transcription factor: MYKLLIVEDEMNIASTLKNHLEKYGYHCFIVENFERVLETFQDFQPHLVIMDITLPAFDGYYWSRKIRQVSNCPIVILSARMSELDQVYGIENGADDFITKPFLLGVVLAKINGQIRRVYGEYARNIQVRIITEGNTSLNLDTMRLSTPSQEELLTVKEFQLCTLFFEASPNIVTRQQLLTAIWNEEEFVEENTLTVNIGRLRKKLEVIHSTLEITTIRGIGYQLVEKPV, from the coding sequence ATGTATAAATTATTAATTGTTGAAGATGAAATGAATATTGCGAGTACATTGAAAAATCACCTGGAAAAATACGGATATCATTGCTTCATTGTAGAAAATTTTGAAAGGGTACTAGAAACTTTTCAAGATTTTCAACCTCATCTTGTTATAATGGACATCACCCTCCCTGCCTTTGATGGCTATTATTGGTCTCGAAAAATAAGACAGGTATCGAATTGTCCTATTGTAATTCTTTCTGCTCGTATGAGTGAATTAGATCAAGTGTATGGCATTGAAAATGGAGCTGATGATTTTATTACAAAACCCTTTTTATTAGGAGTGGTCCTTGCAAAAATAAATGGACAAATTCGTCGTGTATATGGTGAATATGCAAGGAATATACAAGTAAGAATTATAACTGAAGGAAATACAAGCTTAAACTTAGATACTATGCGATTAAGCACACCTAGTCAAGAAGAGCTATTAACGGTAAAGGAATTTCAACTGTGTACATTGTTTTTTGAAGCATCTCCTAATATTGTGACAAGGCAGCAACTACTTACAGCTATATGGAATGAAGAAGAATTTGTGGAGGAAAATACCTTAACGGTGAATATTGGAAGGTTAAGAAAAAAATTAGAAGTAATCCATTCTACTTTAGAAATTACAACTATTCGAGGAATTGGTTATCAGTTAGTGGAGAAACCTGTATGA
- a CDS encoding nucleoside triphosphate pyrophosphohydrolase — MSTYNKLVRDRVPEKILMSGKTYTSKKLTGQAYIQALAKIGTEEIREFASMQEREHALDSLADALEVIISLARAEGATIEEVERIRKQKEAERGGFQKGIYLLDVSEE; from the coding sequence ATGTCAACTTATAATAAGCTAGTAAGGGATCGTGTCCCAGAGAAAATTTTAATGTCTGGAAAAACATATACATCGAAAAAACTAACAGGGCAAGCTTACATACAAGCGTTAGCGAAAATTGGAACAGAGGAAATTCGTGAATTTGCTTCGATGCAAGAACGTGAACATGCATTAGATTCACTTGCTGATGCATTAGAAGTCATTATATCGTTAGCACGTGCAGAAGGCGCAACAATTGAAGAGGTAGAACGAATTCGTAAACAGAAAGAAGCGGAGCGTGGTGGATTCCAAAAAGGAATTTACTTGCTGGATGTTTCAGAAGAATAG
- a CDS encoding ornithine cyclodeaminase family protein — MLVISANEQRNLVNMNEVIEYAALALQEFSAERTITPIRGSLPFANEQNTALIMPSVAEGLEALGVKIVTVAPHNKKIGKKTINGIVMLSDFQTGEPLALLEGSYLTMIRTGALSGVATKHLARHNAKTLCIIGTGEQAKGIAEAVFAVRDIEKVLLYNRTEEKAYAFAQHMQEKFNKPAYVYRDSNEALREAGIIVTTTNASTPVFSETLQKGVHVNAVGSFRPSMQELPSHAIANANKVVVESKEAALEETGDLLVPIKEGLFKTSNIHAELGQIISGEKASRENDEEITVFKSVGLAVVDIIVAKYLYEKAVEHGVGNKIQF; from the coding sequence ATGCTAGTCATAAGCGCGAACGAACAAAGAAACTTAGTAAATATGAACGAAGTTATTGAATACGCGGCGCTTGCTTTACAAGAGTTTTCCGCAGAAAGAACGATTACACCAATACGCGGCTCATTACCATTTGCGAACGAGCAAAATACGGCATTAATTATGCCTTCAGTAGCGGAAGGACTGGAAGCGCTTGGAGTAAAAATAGTAACGGTAGCTCCTCATAATAAAAAGATAGGAAAGAAAACGATAAACGGAATTGTTATGCTATCAGACTTTCAAACGGGAGAACCACTCGCACTTTTAGAAGGTTCCTATTTAACGATGATCCGAACGGGCGCCTTATCAGGAGTAGCGACAAAACATTTAGCCCGTCATAACGCAAAAACTTTATGCATCATCGGTACCGGTGAACAAGCGAAAGGAATTGCAGAAGCTGTATTCGCGGTTAGAGATATCGAAAAAGTCCTACTGTATAACCGAACGGAAGAAAAAGCGTATGCATTCGCGCAACATATGCAAGAAAAATTCAACAAACCTGCTTACGTTTACAGAGATTCAAATGAAGCATTAAGAGAAGCAGGCATCATCGTCACAACAACAAATGCATCCACACCAGTCTTCTCAGAAACACTACAAAAAGGCGTCCACGTAAACGCCGTCGGTTCATTCAGACCGAGCATGCAAGAGCTACCATCTCACGCCATCGCAAACGCAAACAAAGTAGTAGTCGAATCAAAAGAAGCAGCACTAGAAGAAACAGGTGACCTTCTAGTGCCAATAAAAGAAGGTTTATTTAAAACTAGCAACATTCATGCCGAACTTGGTCAAATTATAAGCGGGGAAAAAGCTAGTAGGGAGAACGATGAAGAGATTACCGTGTTTAAATCAGTTGGTTTAGCAGTAGTAGATATTATCGTTGCGAAGTATTTGTATGAAAAAGCGGTGGAGCATGGAGTGGGGAATAAGATTCAGTTTTGA
- a CDS encoding M42 family metallopeptidase, whose protein sequence is MAYHAKETMELIKELVSIPSPSGNTTKIINFIENYVKEWNVETKRNNKGALILSVKGKNDEQHRLLTAHVDTLGAMVKEIKPDGRLRLSMIGGFRWNSVEGEYCEIETSSGKAYTGTILMHQTSVHVYKDAGEAKRDEKNIEVRIDERVFSADEVRALGIEVGDFVSFDPRVQITKSGYIKSRHLDDKVSVAILLKLIKRLNDENITLPYTTHFLISNNEEIGYGGNSNIPEETVEYLAVDMGALGDGQSSDEYTVSICAKDSSGPYHYALRKHLVDLAKTNAIEYKVDIYPYYGSDASAAIRAGFDVKHALIGAGIDSSHAFERTHESSIAHTEALVYAYVLSAMLEE, encoded by the coding sequence GTGGCGTATCATGCAAAAGAAACGATGGAATTAATTAAAGAGCTTGTTTCTATTCCAAGTCCGTCTGGAAATACAACGAAAATTATTAACTTTATTGAAAACTACGTAAAAGAATGGAATGTAGAAACGAAGCGTAATAATAAGGGCGCTCTTATTTTATCGGTAAAAGGAAAGAATGACGAGCAGCATCGCCTTTTAACAGCACATGTAGATACATTAGGTGCAATGGTGAAAGAAATAAAGCCTGACGGTCGTCTTCGTTTATCGATGATTGGTGGATTCCGCTGGAACTCTGTTGAAGGTGAGTATTGTGAAATAGAAACATCAAGCGGTAAGGCGTATACAGGAACAATTTTAATGCATCAAACATCTGTCCACGTTTACAAAGATGCAGGAGAAGCAAAGCGAGATGAAAAAAATATTGAAGTGCGCATCGATGAACGTGTATTTTCAGCAGATGAAGTGCGCGCGTTAGGAATTGAAGTAGGAGACTTTGTTTCATTTGATCCGCGCGTTCAAATTACAAAGAGTGGATACATAAAATCACGTCATTTAGACGACAAAGTAAGTGTAGCAATTTTATTAAAATTAATAAAACGATTAAACGACGAAAATATTACATTACCGTATACAACACATTTCTTGATTTCTAATAATGAAGAAATCGGTTACGGTGGAAACTCTAATATTCCAGAAGAAACGGTAGAATATTTAGCTGTTGATATGGGAGCATTAGGTGATGGACAATCATCTGATGAATATACAGTATCCATTTGCGCAAAAGATTCAAGTGGACCATACCATTATGCATTACGTAAACATTTAGTTGATCTTGCTAAAACGAATGCTATTGAATACAAAGTAGACATTTATCCGTATTACGGATCAGATGCATCAGCTGCAATTCGTGCTGGATTTGACGTGAAGCATGCGCTAATTGGAGCGGGCATTGATTCCTCTCATGCATTTGAGCGTACGCATGAGAGCTCAATTGCACATACAGAAGCACTTGTATATGCGTATGTGTTATCGGCTATGTTGGAAGAATAA
- a CDS encoding TRM11 family SAM-dependent methyltransferase, which yields MDNHSKTSACIYTYAFREDERSLCYMEMRSLFGVESHVNILKSEIKIDPSRSPFIKERIEVMYEGDDLESILKQVEQIDLAGATFKVIFVKINDLDGENKIEYGERRLIERDIGMHIEGEADVRNPERVFGIVPLGGRWYFGHYMESEAVWYHHIKKPRSYSTSLSTRVARAVANIAVPNPAGVQAIDPCCGIGTVLVEALSMGINIVGRDINPLVVIGSRENIAHFGFEGTVTKGPIQEINENYDVAIIDMPYDLFTHATPEDQLSILSNARRIAKKVVVVTMETLDHMIQEAGFEITDRCVAKKGTFSRQILVCE from the coding sequence TTGGATAATCATAGTAAAACATCTGCATGTATATATACGTATGCATTCCGCGAAGATGAACGTTCTTTATGTTATATGGAAATGCGCTCTCTTTTTGGAGTAGAGTCTCACGTTAATATTTTGAAAAGCGAAATCAAAATTGACCCAAGCAGAAGTCCATTTATTAAAGAGCGAATTGAAGTTATGTATGAAGGAGACGACTTAGAAAGTATTTTAAAGCAAGTAGAACAAATTGACTTGGCAGGAGCGACGTTCAAAGTCATCTTCGTTAAAATTAATGACCTCGATGGAGAGAACAAAATAGAATATGGAGAAAGACGCTTAATTGAACGAGACATCGGCATGCACATTGAAGGAGAAGCAGATGTACGTAATCCAGAGCGTGTATTTGGAATTGTTCCCCTTGGAGGACGTTGGTACTTCGGGCACTATATGGAAAGTGAAGCGGTTTGGTACCATCACATAAAAAAACCACGTAGCTATTCGACGTCACTGAGCACACGTGTTGCGAGAGCTGTCGCAAATATCGCTGTACCAAACCCAGCCGGTGTACAAGCAATTGATCCGTGTTGCGGCATTGGAACGGTACTAGTAGAAGCACTTTCTATGGGCATTAACATCGTCGGCAGAGACATAAATCCACTTGTTGTTATCGGATCTAGAGAAAACATCGCACATTTCGGATTTGAAGGAACTGTAACGAAAGGCCCAATTCAGGAAATCAATGAGAACTACGATGTGGCAATTATCGACATGCCATACGACCTATTTACTCACGCAACACCAGAAGATCAGCTCTCCATCCTTTCAAATGCGCGCCGCATTGCCAAAAAAGTAGTCGTTGTAACGATGGAAACGCTAGATCACATGATCCAAGAAGCCGGATTCGAAATTACAGACCGCTGTGTAGCAAAAAAAGGAACATTCTCTAGACAAATTCTTGTCTGCGAATAA
- a CDS encoding sensor histidine kinase: MKLFLKDHMSFIILYIITFISLPIVIHLLDGFENHYAYFLFLSFFLLIVLLFLRYLRRKKMYRNIGNQDIYIGDFMIYKPVASFEKAYAAHLQSIQSLYQSKEEEYKHSLHNQQLMTSHAVHQMKTPLSVIQLLIQSNQWKEPNSIVEWQKVKVECDKLNFSLNQLLTYSRSTKLLADLKIETILLKQLVQEVINDLRDYFIEAEIFPKSTIPEHILLYSDRKWLKVVIYQLLSNAIKYGQTQSSIMIDYEKGQLLIKNKGETIPQSEIKRVFELFYTGTKGRTNSEATGIGLYLVKSILSTLNHPYTLYSANNETVFMIDFSGSTKTAIQ, encoded by the coding sequence ATGAAATTATTTTTAAAGGACCATATGAGTTTTATTATCCTATATATCATTACATTTATTAGCTTACCAATAGTAATTCATCTATTAGATGGCTTTGAAAATCATTATGCCTATTTTCTATTTTTGTCCTTTTTTTTATTAATCGTCTTACTTTTCTTGCGGTATTTACGCCGCAAAAAAATGTATAGAAACATTGGGAATCAGGACATATATATAGGCGATTTCATGATTTATAAACCAGTTGCTTCATTTGAGAAAGCATACGCAGCACACTTACAATCGATTCAATCATTATACCAATCAAAAGAAGAGGAGTATAAGCATTCCTTACACAATCAGCAATTGATGACTTCTCATGCAGTTCATCAAATGAAAACGCCACTTTCTGTCATTCAATTACTTATACAATCCAATCAGTGGAAGGAACCAAATTCAATTGTTGAATGGCAAAAAGTAAAAGTTGAATGTGATAAGCTGAATTTTTCTTTAAATCAATTACTAACTTATAGTCGTTCGACTAAATTATTAGCAGATTTAAAAATAGAAACCATTCTTTTAAAACAACTCGTACAGGAAGTTATTAATGATTTAAGGGATTATTTTATTGAAGCAGAAATATTTCCTAAAAGCACCATACCGGAACATATACTGCTTTATTCAGATCGTAAATGGCTAAAGGTAGTTATTTACCAGTTATTAAGTAACGCTATTAAATATGGACAGACACAATCATCCATTATGATTGACTATGAAAAGGGGCAGTTACTCATTAAAAATAAAGGAGAAACGATACCTCAAAGTGAAATAAAACGTGTTTTTGAATTATTTTACACAGGAACAAAAGGGCGTACAAATAGCGAAGCAACTGGTATCGGCCTATACTTAGTAAAAAGTATTCTTTCTACGTTAAACCATCCATACACTTTATATTCAGCAAATAATGAAACAGTGTTTATGATAGATTTCTCAGGAAGTACAAAAACGGCTATCCAATAA
- a CDS encoding N-acetylmuramoyl-L-alanine amidase, with amino-acid sequence MKYGVIAAGILAVNLLSYPLSSAAAEKSFPDVPSWAQSSVDYLIEKHALDGKPDGTFAPTETIDRGSAAKLMAIVLGLEINKDAKPSFKDSQNHWATPYIAAAEKAGVIKGDNTGNFNPSGSIDRASMASMLVNAYQLNNRIIGDIPTQFNDLKGHWGEKLANTLVVLGISKGTGDGWKPNGIVTRAEAAQFIAQTDMGKADTSKRMYMNRKFITYHQPSLSSGITDIQHNPQIVVVKEQRADGWLKVVTSKGDKWTPLNEKTETINQEFTTYETASHSAKVLGKYGPQQVTVIEESGSWIRIRTGAGFQWVDKNQLNPPKQVNFLEGKAIIIDPGHGGMDSGNPGSNMKESEIVLDTSLRLQKIFEKKTPFTVLLTRTDDTRPGTDAKDSLKKRVEFAQQNNGDIFVSIHGNGSEGGLGHGTETYYYDSATRAANPNVSESRLLAEKIQKRLVSALDTTDRGVKPGDLYVIRENTMPAVLAELAFVDNTGDAQKLASPEMRQRAAEAIYAGILDYYEEQGNDVSSYR; translated from the coding sequence ATGAAATACGGAGTAATCGCAGCAGGAATTCTAGCAGTCAATTTACTATCTTATCCATTAAGTAGTGCAGCTGCAGAAAAGAGCTTTCCAGATGTACCAAGTTGGGCGCAAAGTTCAGTTGATTATTTAATTGAGAAGCATGCACTTGATGGGAAACCAGACGGAACATTTGCACCAACAGAAACGATTGATCGAGGATCAGCCGCAAAACTAATGGCGATCGTACTCGGTTTGGAAATTAATAAAGATGCAAAACCATCTTTCAAAGATTCACAAAATCATTGGGCAACACCGTATATTGCGGCGGCAGAAAAAGCTGGTGTAATTAAAGGTGATAATACGGGGAACTTTAACCCATCAGGCAGTATCGATCGTGCTTCTATGGCATCTATGCTTGTAAATGCGTATCAATTAAATAATAGAATTATTGGTGATATACCAACTCAATTTAATGATTTAAAAGGCCATTGGGGTGAAAAATTGGCGAATACGTTAGTTGTTTTAGGTATCTCTAAAGGAACTGGTGACGGCTGGAAACCAAATGGTATTGTTACGCGTGCGGAAGCAGCCCAATTTATCGCACAAACTGACATGGGAAAAGCTGATACATCAAAAAGAATGTATATGAATAGAAAGTTTATCACATATCATCAGCCATCATTATCATCTGGTATTACAGATATTCAACATAACCCGCAAATCGTTGTAGTAAAAGAACAACGAGCAGATGGTTGGTTAAAAGTCGTAACAAGTAAAGGTGATAAATGGACACCTTTAAACGAAAAAACAGAAACAATTAATCAAGAATTTACTACATATGAAACGGCTTCACATTCTGCTAAAGTGCTAGGGAAATATGGACCGCAACAAGTAACTGTTATTGAAGAAAGCGGTAGTTGGATTCGTATTCGTACAGGTGCGGGCTTCCAATGGGTAGATAAAAATCAATTAAATCCACCAAAACAAGTGAATTTCCTAGAGGGAAAAGCAATTATTATTGACCCAGGTCATGGTGGTATGGATTCCGGTAACCCAGGCTCAAACATGAAAGAAAGTGAAATCGTGTTAGATACATCTTTACGATTACAGAAAATATTTGAGAAAAAGACACCATTTACTGTGTTATTAACACGTACGGACGATACACGCCCAGGAACTGATGCTAAGGATTCATTGAAAAAACGAGTAGAGTTTGCACAGCAAAATAATGGTGATATTTTTGTTAGTATTCACGGTAATGGCTCTGAAGGTGGACTTGGACATGGTACAGAAACTTACTATTATGACTCCGCGACGAGAGCAGCAAACCCGAATGTAAGCGAAAGTCGTTTATTAGCAGAGAAAATTCAAAAGCGTCTTGTAAGCGCACTTGATACAACAGACCGTGGTGTGAAACCAGGTGATTTATATGTAATTCGAGAAAACACGATGCCAGCTGTATTAGCAGAATTAGCATTTGTAGACAATACAGGTGATGCTCAAAAACTAGCTTCTCCAGAAATGAGACAACGTGCAGCAGAAGCAATTTACGCAGGTATTCTAGATTACTATGAAGAACAAGGTAACGACGTTTCATCTTACCGTTAA
- a CDS encoding phosphoglycolate phosphatase codes for MMKNIFRYILISFCFITIPILYITIVSSHIVPKKFLKEDWPNVKRTAELVTVGYFKKDKNLDIVIDIVNPPEEYYTHEVYVSGYAGKDKNQRISVIVDFNKNYKVTNLSENN; via the coding sequence ATGATGAAAAACATATTCCGTTATATACTTATATCTTTTTGTTTTATTACCATCCCAATTCTCTATATAACAATTGTATCATCTCATATCGTCCCCAAAAAATTTCTTAAAGAAGATTGGCCAAATGTAAAAAGAACTGCTGAATTAGTAACTGTTGGCTACTTTAAAAAAGATAAAAATCTCGATATCGTAATTGATATAGTTAATCCTCCAGAAGAGTACTACACACATGAGGTTTATGTGTCTGGATACGCCGGTAAGGATAAAAACCAAAGAATTTCTGTAATTGTAGATTTTAATAAAAACTATAAAGTTACAAACTTATCTGAGAATAATTAA
- a CDS encoding proline racemase family protein, producing MKVSKIYTTVDAHVAGEPLRIITGGVPEIKGKTQLERRAYCMEHLDHLREVLMYEPRGHHGMYGCIITPPASSRADFGVLFMHNEGWSTMCGHGIVAVITVGIETGMFEVAGEKQKFIIDSPAGEIIAYAKYSGNEVESVSFENVPSFVYKKDVPIKIDDYEFQVDIAFGGAFYAVVDSKEFGLKVDFKDLPAIQTWGGKIKHYIESQMEVKHPLEEDLKGIYGVIFSDEPNGKDATLRNVTIFADGQVDRSPCGTGTSARLATLFEKEALQKGETFIHECITDGQFAGEVLSVTTVDQYEAIIPKVTGQAFITGFHQFVVDPRDSLKRGFLLG from the coding sequence ATGAAGGTTAGTAAAATCTATACAACAGTTGATGCACATGTAGCGGGGGAACCACTACGAATTATTACGGGCGGAGTACCAGAGATAAAAGGGAAAACACAATTAGAAAGAAGAGCATACTGCATGGAACATTTGGATCATCTTCGCGAAGTTTTGATGTATGAACCGAGAGGACATCATGGGATGTACGGCTGTATCATTACGCCTCCCGCAAGTTCTCGTGCTGATTTTGGTGTATTGTTTATGCATAATGAAGGCTGGAGTACAATGTGTGGTCACGGGATTGTTGCTGTCATTACAGTAGGAATTGAAACTGGTATGTTTGAAGTAGCAGGTGAAAAACAAAAATTTATTATTGATAGCCCTGCAGGAGAAATTATTGCGTATGCAAAGTATAGCGGGAACGAGGTAGAGTCCGTATCATTTGAAAATGTTCCTTCGTTTGTTTACAAGAAAGACGTTCCTATAAAAATAGATGACTATGAATTTCAAGTAGATATTGCATTTGGCGGAGCTTTCTATGCGGTTGTAGACAGTAAAGAATTCGGGTTAAAGGTTGATTTTAAAGACTTACCAGCTATTCAAACGTGGGGCGGAAAAATTAAACATTATATTGAAAGTCAAATGGAAGTAAAGCATCCGCTTGAAGAAGATTTAAAAGGAATATACGGCGTGATCTTTTCAGATGAACCGAATGGAAAAGACGCTACTTTACGAAATGTAACCATCTTTGCTGACGGGCAAGTAGACCGTTCTCCTTGTGGAACTGGAACTTCTGCAAGACTCGCAACTCTTTTTGAAAAAGAAGCCTTACAAAAGGGAGAAACTTTCATCCACGAATGCATTACGGACGGACAATTTGCCGGAGAGGTTTTATCAGTGACAACAGTGGATCAATACGAAGCAATTATTCCAAAAGTGACGGGTCAGGCGTTTATTACAGGATTTCATCAGTTTGTAGTAGATCCGAGGGATTCTTTGAAGCGGGGGTTTTTGTTAGGATAA